TTCTCGGTGATCTGGTAGACCGCGATGCCGTTGCTGAAGGTGGTGCCGGCATTGGCTCCCTTGGTCCCCGCGGAGGCATTGGCTCCCGCCTCGGCCTTCCACCCTTTGGTGATGAAGCTGTCGAAGGCTTCCTTGTTCTCGAAGAACATGATCACTTCGTACTTCTGGGCCCCGATTCCGAGCGCCACCCCGCCTGTCCCCATCTTCATGTAGGTGCGCTTGACGGTCGACTTGTCGACCGCGACGCCGGAGCCGCCGCCTCCC
The sequence above is drawn from the Candidatus Polarisedimenticolia bacterium genome and encodes:
- a CDS encoding YSC84-related protein, with translation GGGGSGVAVDKSTVKRTYMKMGTGGVALGIGAQKYEVIMFFENKEAFDSFITKGWKAEAGANASAGTKGANAGTTFSNGIAVYQITEKGLMASADISGTKYSVDKKLNTE